In the genome of Massilia sp. UMI-21, the window CACCGGCAGGTTCTTGGCGTCGATCTTCAGCACGGCCACGTCGGTGCGCGGGTCGGAGCCGACGACCTTGGCGCGGTACTCGCGGCGGTCCTGCAGCTTGACGGTGACTTCGTCGGCGCCCTGCACGACGTGGGCATTGGTCAGGATGACGCCGTCCGGGCTTACGATGAAGCCCGATCCGGCGCCGAAAACGGGCGCTCCACGTCCGCCGCCACCATGGCGCGGGTCCTGGAACTGTCGGAAGAATTCATAGAACGGGTGGCGCGGGTCGAGTTCCGGCACGTTGCCGCGGCTGGCGGTCTTGGTGCTGCCGACGACGCGGATGTTCACCACCGCCTTGCCGTTGGCGGCGGCGATGCGGGTGAAATCGGGCAGGGTCACCGTGGCGGCCGGCGCGGGCGCCGCGGCGGGCGCGGGCGCAGGGGCGGCGACAGGCGCCGGCGCCGCTGCCGCAGCCGCGGTTTCGGCTGCTGCGTTGTTATGATTGACTGCAAGCGCACCGACCGCTCCGCCGACGACGCCCGCGGTACACAAGGCCAGCGTGAGTCGTTTGGCAGTGATGGCAGTGACGGCAGCTTCGTTACGCATGTATGTGCTCCTGGTGAAAAATGGTTGACCGATGATGTTGTCTATCGATGGGCATAGTTTCCCAAAGCTGGCTTAGACCATACTTAAGCTCGCAACTTCTGGCCTAGCGTGGTTCGGGCGCGTAGCCGGCTCGGCCGACCACCCTGCCACCCCATCGTCAAAAAGGGCGCCCCGCGGGACGCCCTCTCTCAAGCTACTTCTCTGTACTCAGGCGTCCGGCGCCTCAGGCGGCGCGCTGCTCCAGGGTCTGGACGTTGGAGGCGGCGCCGGCGGCGTCGCCGATGGCGATCTTGCGCGGCTTGAACGCTTCCGGCACTTCGCGCACCAGTTCGATGGTGAGCATGCCGTTGTCGAACGATGCGGCGGTGACCTTCACGTGGTTCGCCAGCTGGAAGCGCTGTTCGAAATCGCGCGCCGCGATGCCGCGGTGCAGGAAGGTACGCCCGGTGTCGTCCTTCTGCTTGCGGCCGGTGACGTGCAGGCTGTCACGCTCGGTCACGATTTCCACTTCGTCGCGGGTGAAGCCGGCCAGGGCCATCACGATGCGGTAGTTGTCTTCGCTCACCAGTTCGATGTTGTACGGCGGGTAGCTCGGCTCGCCGCGCTGCTCGAGCAGGCTGGCCAGGCGATCGAAACCGATGGCGGAACGGTACAGGGGAGTCAGGTCGAAAGTACGCATGGTGGATATCCTTGTAAAGTGAAGCGATATGTTGCCGGACCTCATCGTGAGCATCCGGTGAGTCCAATCTAGTGCCATGCCAATGCACTTTCAAGGCATACGAAATACGTATTTTTAAGGTATTTTGCAAATTTTATTTGCACTTCGCTGACTCTTGAATAATTGCCCCAAGCACTGCATTTACGCGGTTTGTCCTGCCCGTCGATCGTGCTCTTTGCTGCTGGCACGCAAGCACGCCGGATTTGCGTTAAGGTGAGCGGCCTCGTCCCCAGCCCCGACCTCATGTTCTCGATCGTCCTCAATATCGTCGGTACCCTGTTCCACCTGTACGTCGCCGCGCGCCTGTATTCGCTCGAGGCGGTGCGTACGCGCGTGCCGCGGCGCGCCTGGTGGATCGGCGCCTTCCTGGTCTGGCTGCTGTACTTCGCCGGCGTGCGCCTCGGCGACGAGGCGCTCGACTGGCGCTGGTGGCCGGGACAGTTCGCCCTGACCTGGCTCGGCATCACTTTCGTGATGTCCCTGTGCCTGCTGGCGACCGACCTGCTCGGGGGTTTCGGCTTGTGGTGGCGCGCGCATACGCACAGGCTGCGCGTGCTGGGCGCCGCCGGCGGCGTGCTGCTGGCGGCCTTCGCCCTGTTCCAGGGCATGCGCGCGCCGGTCGTCGTCGAGCAGGAAGTCGTCATGCAAGATTTGCCGCGCGCCCTGGACGGCACCGTGATCGTGGCGGTGAGCGACATCCACCTCGGCGCCCAGCGCCGTTCGACGTGGCTGGCGGCGCGCGTGGCGCAGATCAACGCGCTGAAGCCGTCCGCCGTCCTGCTGCTGGGCGACCAGGTCGAAGACAATCCCATCGGCGAGCGCCAACTGGCGCCCACCCTGCGCGGCTTGCGCGCGCCGTGGGGGGTGTGGGCCGTGACGGGCAATCACGAATTCTATGGCGACGCCGAGACCACCGTGCGCGAATTCGAGGAAGGCGGCGTGCGCTGGCTGCGCGATCGCCAAGTGCTGCTGGCGCCCGGCCTGGTGCTGGCCGGGATCGAGGACATCGGACGCCGCATGCGCCAGGAGCGCGCGTTCACCGGCGGACTGGCGCGCACCATTCCGGCTGCGACCGATACCGCCACGATCCTGATGTCGCACATCCCGGCCGCACGGATCATCGAGGAAGCCGGCGCGCGCGGCGTCGACCTGATGCTGTCCGGGCACACCCACGGCGGCCAGATCTGGCCCTTCAGCTATGCGGTGCAGAAGCGCTTCGCCCGGTATGCCGGGGCCTACGACGTGGACGGCATGCTGCTGTACGTGACGCGCGGCGCCGGCAGCTGGGGCCCGCGCATGCGCCTGTGGCAGCCGGGCGAGATCATCCGCCTCACGCTGCGCGCGCCGGCGCCGGCGCAGCCGGCCGTGCCAAGCTTCGCGGCGCGGAAAGGAGCCCCCGATGCCTGACGTATCCAGCAGTCCCGACGCCCTCAACGCGCGCTGGCGCGCCTTCCAGCTCATGCTGTCCGACCAGCTCAAGGCGCTGCCCTCGCCTGAAAGTATCGTCGAGGCCGCTACTCGGCTGCTCGCCAGCTACCTGGACGCTTCACATTGCTGGTACTCCGAAGTCGGCGCCGACGGCGAAACCTTTCTCTCGCGCGGCGGGTGGCGGGCGCCGGGTATTCCGGACTTGCCGGCATCGGGGCGGATCGCCGACTTCGGCCCCGTGGTCGCCGCCACGCTCGGCACCGGACGCGACTTCATCGTCGATGACATCGGCGCGGATGCCAGGACCGCCGCCTTCGCGCACGCCTACCGGGCGCTCGGGATCGGCTCCCTGCTGGCTGCGCCGATCTTCAAGGGCGGGCACTGGGCGGCCAACCTGAACCTCGCCAGGCCAGCGGCGTATCGCTGGTCGGAAGAAGACGTGCTGGTGGCGCGCGACGTGGCCGAACGCACCTGGTCGGCGGTCGA includes:
- a CDS encoding Hsp20 family protein, giving the protein MRTFDLTPLYRSAIGFDRLASLLEQRGEPSYPPYNIELVSEDNYRIVMALAGFTRDEVEIVTERDSLHVTGRKQKDDTGRTFLHRGIAARDFEQRFQLANHVKVTAASFDNGMLTIELVREVPEAFKPRKIAIGDAAGAASNVQTLEQRAA
- a CDS encoding metallophosphoesterase, giving the protein MFSIVLNIVGTLFHLYVAARLYSLEAVRTRVPRRAWWIGAFLVWLLYFAGVRLGDEALDWRWWPGQFALTWLGITFVMSLCLLATDLLGGFGLWWRAHTHRLRVLGAAGGVLLAAFALFQGMRAPVVVEQEVVMQDLPRALDGTVIVAVSDIHLGAQRRSTWLAARVAQINALKPSAVLLLGDQVEDNPIGERQLAPTLRGLRAPWGVWAVTGNHEFYGDAETTVREFEEGGVRWLRDRQVLLAPGLVLAGIEDIGRRMRQERAFTGGLARTIPAATDTATILMSHIPAARIIEEAGARGVDLMLSGHTHGGQIWPFSYAVQKRFARYAGAYDVDGMLLYVTRGAGSWGPRMRLWQPGEIIRLTLRAPAPAQPAVPSFAARKGAPDA